Proteins encoded together in one Desulfovibrio sp. window:
- a CDS encoding diguanylate cyclase gives MTDILLIDIIDSCLAMDRQASEVYSQFSITFKDPDLAAFWRSMADEEREHVLFWEALKAFALDGHLPQVFENPEKMLQGLAHGRAEVERLVFLCQGCDDVNRAFVLCYRLESALMHPAFETLFRFADDSNLPMPMTSPDTQYEDHIQHFVDGLKRFGRLTPEMELIGELLARIWEETRLFVVQVHTDPLTGILNRRGFFRVIEPLVFLNVRNVQPAGLLMIDVDRFKDVNDLHGHQTGDKVLASVAGSLRRVLRRSDVVGRYGGEEFIVYLPGCERAYMNVVAEKVRDAVEKTLHHGIGVTVSVGAAYLERVRSSGEMERLITMADKCLYSAKREGRNRVFLECSNPSD, from the coding sequence ATGACAGACATTCTTCTGATCGACATCATCGATTCATGCCTTGCGATGGACCGTCAGGCATCGGAAGTGTACTCACAATTTTCAATCACATTCAAAGACCCAGACCTGGCCGCTTTCTGGCGGAGTATGGCCGACGAAGAAAGGGAGCATGTCCTCTTCTGGGAGGCACTCAAAGCCTTCGCCCTGGATGGACATTTGCCTCAGGTTTTCGAGAACCCCGAAAAAATGCTTCAAGGCCTGGCCCATGGGCGAGCCGAGGTCGAACGCCTGGTGTTTCTCTGTCAGGGGTGTGACGACGTGAACAGGGCCTTTGTGCTCTGTTACCGGCTTGAATCGGCACTCATGCACCCGGCCTTCGAAACGCTCTTCCGCTTTGCCGACGACTCCAACCTGCCCATGCCCATGACCAGCCCCGACACCCAATATGAGGACCATATTCAGCATTTTGTGGACGGTCTCAAGCGTTTCGGGCGTCTTACACCGGAAATGGAACTCATCGGGGAGCTTCTTGCTCGCATTTGGGAAGAGACCCGCTTGTTTGTGGTCCAGGTGCACACGGACCCGCTCACTGGTATTTTAAACCGGAGGGGTTTTTTCAGGGTCATCGAGCCGCTGGTGTTTCTGAATGTCCGAAACGTTCAGCCTGCCGGGCTTCTCATGATCGATGTGGACCGGTTTAAGGACGTCAACGACCTCCATGGCCACCAAACGGGTGACAAGGTGCTGGCTTCGGTGGCAGGATCACTGCGTCGCGTGCTTCGTCGATCGGACGTGGTGGGCAGGTATGGCGGGGAGGAGTTCATCGTCTATCTGCCCGGGTGTGAACGGGCCTATATGAACGTTGTTGCGGAGAAGGTCCGGGATGCGGTTGAGAAAACACTCCACCACGGAATAGGCGTAACGGTGAGCGTAGGTGCTGCGTATCTCGAACGGGTCCGCTCCTCAGGGGAAATGGAGCGTCTCATCACCATGGCGGACAAGTGTCTGTATTCCGCCAAGCGGGAAGGTCGCAACCGGGTATTCCTGGAGTGCTCCAACCCATCGGATTAA
- a CDS encoding YkgJ family cysteine cluster protein: METKHFECTRCGSCCRASIPLGLAEALDYDQEFLLALVFSMETWNLGDFKKNRPDYPISHDDLLTALAYRKDKLATDLSRDTVFQVGRIKSTGERVITFLSVTACSLGNFEAGATKCPALLKNNTCGMYERRPQVCRAFPLDPKFPEMLQNVPLSALSQRLACDFSEAAPPLWSDGKLVSEKHRELLQARQETIARDSQFVPYYGMASANFTPLPSLSEILLAIKGNGSLDLPFVPALVYLVASGQVDADRAELCLERQIGLAGEAIEQAMARKDKAERSRTAILRNSLKLIETFKGRIAQVVDGFSENAG; the protein is encoded by the coding sequence ATGGAAACCAAGCACTTCGAGTGTACTCGCTGCGGATCGTGTTGCCGGGCCAGCATCCCGCTGGGTCTGGCCGAGGCTCTGGACTACGACCAGGAATTCCTTCTGGCCTTGGTGTTCTCCATGGAAACGTGGAATCTGGGCGACTTTAAAAAGAACCGTCCGGACTACCCCATCTCCCATGACGACCTGCTCACTGCCCTGGCATACCGCAAGGACAAACTGGCCACGGATCTGAGCCGCGACACGGTCTTCCAGGTTGGGCGGATCAAATCCACTGGGGAGAGGGTGATCACTTTTTTGTCAGTAACTGCTTGCAGTCTTGGGAACTTTGAGGCGGGCGCAACCAAGTGTCCGGCACTTCTCAAAAACAATACCTGCGGCATGTATGAGCGCCGTCCCCAGGTCTGCCGGGCGTTCCCCCTGGACCCCAAGTTTCCTGAGATGCTCCAGAATGTGCCCCTGAGCGCCTTGAGCCAACGGCTGGCCTGCGATTTTTCCGAAGCCGCTCCCCCTCTGTGGAGCGACGGTAAGCTTGTAAGCGAAAAGCACCGGGAGTTGCTCCAGGCCAGACAGGAGACCATTGCTCGCGATTCACAGTTTGTGCCCTATTACGGCATGGCCTCGGCGAATTTCACTCCCCTGCCAAGCCTTTCTGAGATCCTCCTGGCCATTAAGGGCAACGGAAGTCTGGATCTGCCATTCGTCCCGGCTTTGGTGTACCTGGTGGCTTCAGGTCAAGTGGATGCGGATCGAGCCGAGCTATGCCTTGAGCGTCAGATAGGGTTGGCTGGCGAGGCCATTGAACAGGCCATGGCTCGTAAAGACAAGGCCGAGCGCAGTCGAACCGCTATTTTGAGAAACAGCCTGAAGCTCATTGAAACCTTCAAAGGGCGGATCGCCCAGGTGGTTGACGGTTTTTCCGAAAACGCCGGTTGA
- the glgB gene encoding 1,4-alpha-glucan branching protein GlgB, translated as MSGNVIHGVSLLTEHDIYLFKEGTHFRLYEKLGSHPMTVEGQEGTLFAVWAPNARQVSVIGDFNGWDRKRHPMTVRLDGSGIWEGFVPGLGSGTVYKYHITSRVHGKHLEKADPFAMAWEIPPRSASVVWDMDFTWNDAEWMGKRAERNAFDAPMSVYEMHIGSWKRHHDTWDSLSYRELAEQLPGYLTEMGFTHVEFLPVMEHPFYGSWGYQTLGYFAPSSRFGTPQDFMYLMDCLHRAGIGVILDWVPSHFPTDGHGLGRFDGTCLYEHEDPRQGYHPDWKSYIFNYERHEVRAFVISSALFWLDRYHADGLRVDAVASMLYLDYSRKDGEWVPNCFGGKENLGAIELLRRLNEAAYTNFPGIQTIAEESTDWGMVSRPPYLGGLGFGMKWNMGWMHDTLNYFSKDPVFRKYHHGQLSFSIWYAFNENFVLPLSHDEVVHGKGSLVRKMPGDDWQKFAGLRLLYGYMWSHPGKKLLFQGCELAQWSEWNHDGEVEWNLLDYPGHAGVRRWLSDLNAHYKSDPALHQTDFQHKGFEWVDFHDSEASVLSFLRFDKEHQNMTLACFNFTPIVRENYLVGVPKDGLWREVLNSDSQWYHGSGVGNAGAVMAQHSEIHGRPYSLRLTLPPLGVVILKPAKAEE; from the coding sequence ATGTCCGGCAACGTCATTCACGGGGTGAGCCTGCTCACCGAGCATGATATCTACCTTTTCAAGGAAGGCACCCACTTCAGGCTCTACGAGAAGCTGGGTTCCCACCCCATGACCGTGGAGGGCCAGGAGGGAACGCTCTTTGCCGTGTGGGCCCCCAACGCCCGTCAGGTGTCGGTCATTGGGGATTTCAACGGGTGGGATCGCAAAAGGCATCCCATGACAGTTCGCCTCGACGGCTCCGGCATATGGGAAGGTTTCGTACCGGGGCTCGGGTCCGGCACGGTGTACAAGTACCACATCACCTCCCGGGTGCACGGCAAGCACCTGGAAAAGGCCGACCCATTCGCCATGGCCTGGGAGATCCCCCCCAGGTCCGCCTCGGTGGTCTGGGACATGGACTTCACATGGAACGATGCGGAGTGGATGGGCAAACGCGCCGAGCGAAACGCCTTCGACGCTCCGATGTCCGTCTACGAGATGCACATCGGTTCCTGGAAACGCCACCACGACACCTGGGATTCGCTCTCTTACCGTGAGCTGGCCGAGCAGCTGCCCGGCTACCTCACGGAGATGGGCTTCACCCACGTGGAGTTCCTGCCCGTGATGGAGCACCCCTTTTACGGCTCCTGGGGCTATCAGACCTTGGGTTATTTCGCGCCGTCCAGCCGTTTCGGTACTCCACAGGACTTCATGTACCTGATGGATTGCCTGCACCGGGCGGGTATCGGGGTCATTCTGGACTGGGTGCCCTCGCACTTTCCAACCGACGGCCACGGCCTCGGACGCTTCGACGGCACCTGCCTCTACGAGCACGAAGACCCCCGCCAAGGCTACCATCCGGACTGGAAGAGCTACATCTTCAACTACGAACGCCATGAAGTGCGCGCCTTCGTGATCTCCTCGGCACTCTTCTGGCTGGACCGCTACCATGCCGACGGCCTGCGCGTGGACGCCGTGGCTTCCATGCTCTACCTGGACTACTCCCGCAAAGACGGAGAGTGGGTACCCAACTGCTTCGGCGGCAAGGAGAACCTGGGCGCCATCGAACTGCTTCGCCGCTTGAACGAGGCCGCCTACACCAACTTCCCCGGCATCCAGACCATCGCCGAGGAATCCACGGACTGGGGTATGGTCTCGCGTCCCCCCTACCTTGGGGGGCTTGGCTTCGGCATGAAGTGGAACATGGGCTGGATGCACGACACCCTGAACTACTTCTCCAAGGACCCCGTCTTTCGCAAATATCATCACGGCCAGCTCTCCTTCTCCATCTGGTACGCTTTCAACGAGAACTTCGTGCTGCCTCTCTCCCACGACGAAGTTGTGCACGGCAAAGGCTCGCTTGTGCGTAAGATGCCCGGCGACGATTGGCAGAAGTTCGCGGGTCTTCGCCTGCTCTACGGCTACATGTGGTCTCACCCTGGAAAGAAACTTCTGTTCCAGGGGTGCGAACTGGCCCAGTGGTCCGAGTGGAACCACGACGGCGAAGTGGAGTGGAACCTGCTCGACTACCCAGGGCATGCCGGCGTGCGCCGCTGGCTTTCGGACTTGAACGCACACTACAAGAGCGATCCGGCCCTGCATCAGACCGACTTTCAGCACAAAGGCTTCGAGTGGGTGGATTTTCACGACTCAGAAGCCAGCGTTCTCTCTTTCCTGCGTTTCGACAAGGAGCACCAGAACATGACCCTGGCCTGCTTCAACTTCACCCCCATAGTGCGCGAGAACTATCTGGTTGGCGTGCCCAAGGACGGCCTGTGGAGGGAAGTGCTCAACTCCGACTCCCAGTGGTACCACGGCTCCGGAGTGGGCAATGCAGGAGCCGTGATGGCGCAGCACAGTGAGATCCACGGCAGGCCGTACTCGCTCAGGCTCACCCTGCCGCCGCTCGGGGTGGTTATTTTGAAGCCCGCGAAGGCGGAAGAATAA
- a CDS encoding M48 family metallopeptidase: MITPESGLTVVTPQGFDPGLVPGIVRERLNWVNHHLDKAQAAREEATLAPATVELRAVGSLLTVRYRAKNCGANGLSPQTGGGVRVRSEGFSSLGVTGDIACRDSVTQALRTWLKREAGRLLPPLLEAEAARTNLTFSAVTIRLQRTRWGSCSAKGVISLNARLLFLPPELAGYVLAHELAHTVHLNHSGKFWSFLESIRPGAMELDRHLRTARRYVPAWARG, encoded by the coding sequence GTGATCACGCCAGAGTCCGGGCTCACGGTGGTCACACCCCAGGGGTTCGACCCCGGGCTGGTCCCCGGTATCGTCCGGGAACGCCTCAATTGGGTGAACCATCATTTGGACAAGGCCCAGGCCGCGCGAGAGGAGGCAACGCTTGCGCCAGCCACGGTGGAACTGCGCGCGGTGGGCAGCCTCCTGACGGTGCGCTACAGGGCGAAGAACTGTGGCGCCAACGGGTTGTCCCCCCAAACAGGAGGAGGCGTCCGGGTGCGCAGCGAAGGCTTTTCGAGTCTCGGCGTTACCGGGGACATCGCCTGCCGGGACTCGGTGACACAGGCTCTGCGGACATGGCTCAAACGCGAGGCAGGCCGCCTGCTTCCTCCCTTGCTAGAAGCCGAGGCCGCCCGGACCAATCTTACCTTCTCTGCAGTGACGATACGGTTGCAACGTACCCGGTGGGGCAGCTGCTCCGCCAAAGGGGTCATATCGTTAAACGCCCGTCTGCTTTTTCTCCCTCCGGAACTGGCCGGATACGTACTGGCCCATGAGCTGGCCCATACCGTCCACCTGAACCATTCCGGCAAGTTCTGGAGTTTTTTGGAATCGATCCGGCCCGGAGCCATGGAACTGGACCGTCACCTCAGGACCGCCCGCCGTTACGTGCCCGCCTGGGCCCGAGGCTGA
- a CDS encoding PAS domain S-box protein has protein sequence MSFSIRSLSIPGKLTASSLAFALPIALLTYYTVHGLEKDIAFAQMEIKGNAYLRPLVKLLEHAPRGAESKNEMDQAFTALGKAQSEFGAELQFTNSELAKRGREKLHPTKVETAWRQTKDKPTPESVDAVMADVRGMIAHAGDTSNLILDPDLDSYYMMDVVLLALPQTQERLAKALRDALPLTGGNDLTTAERSTLLVYAAMLRESDLERIVASINTALKEDENFYGRSESLQANIPAKLEAYSKANEAFISALNRMAKGGKLTDKELAKLGAEALSASFSLWEASSRELDVLLAKRIAHYTSNKLWALGLSLAAVAVAGLSVILVARGIVRQLAGIRSYSRQVAKGDLSAAPCTECEAELGELSNDIQAMVKELRSRLGYTLGLQKAFKVPLLVADSEARVTFTNRELLDFIEVTGEPEAWVGLTVAELVRNDATKETVMSNCLKKNQCVYKAEIAFTTRKGNIRHALVDSDLLHDLDGNTIGVVGVLSDITDIKRHESELEQRNNSLAQAVATSQEIAEGLGQAMRRLAECIAEAAEGATLQNQRASQTVEAMAAMNASAQQVSDLAGEASHGADSAKSTALEGENMVRTAVKSISEVQSQVLELQEKMRELGAQAENVGKILQVIGDIADQTNLLALNAAIEAARAGEAGRGFAVVADEVRKLAEKTMQATHEVGSTLDSIRTGAAQTLSATEQAAREIVDSTRLAQSSGDYLGQIVSIVQGSSEQTKAIAQAAGEQARASSQANQAMAEIENISSRTAHGMEEASKALEDVNHQATSLEELIRGMRS, from the coding sequence ATGTCGTTCAGTATTCGAAGCCTCAGCATCCCCGGCAAACTGACCGCAAGCAGTCTGGCATTCGCTTTGCCCATCGCACTGTTGACCTATTACACCGTGCACGGCCTGGAAAAGGATATCGCATTCGCTCAGATGGAGATCAAAGGGAATGCCTACCTGAGGCCCCTCGTCAAATTGCTGGAACATGCTCCCAGGGGTGCTGAAAGCAAGAATGAGATGGACCAGGCCTTTACGGCGCTGGGGAAGGCCCAGTCTGAATTTGGAGCCGAACTCCAGTTTACGAATTCCGAGTTGGCAAAACGCGGACGGGAAAAGCTTCATCCAACCAAAGTGGAAACTGCCTGGCGCCAAACTAAGGACAAGCCGACTCCGGAATCCGTCGACGCAGTCATGGCAGATGTTAGGGGAATGATCGCCCATGCAGGAGACACCTCCAACCTCATCCTCGACCCTGACCTGGACAGCTACTACATGATGGACGTGGTGCTGCTGGCCCTGCCCCAGACCCAGGAACGTTTGGCAAAAGCCCTTCGCGACGCTCTGCCGCTCACCGGCGGCAACGACTTGACCACCGCTGAACGCAGCACGCTTCTGGTGTATGCGGCCATGCTGCGTGAATCAGACCTTGAACGCATAGTGGCCAGCATCAACACAGCCCTCAAGGAAGACGAGAACTTCTACGGCAGGTCCGAATCCCTCCAGGCCAACATCCCGGCCAAACTCGAAGCGTACTCCAAAGCGAACGAGGCATTCATCTCAGCCCTGAACCGGATGGCCAAAGGGGGCAAGCTAACAGACAAGGAACTCGCCAAACTGGGCGCCGAAGCCTTGTCTGCCAGTTTTTCCCTGTGGGAGGCCTCTTCGCGGGAACTCGACGTGCTGCTCGCCAAACGCATCGCCCACTACACTTCCAACAAACTATGGGCCCTGGGTTTGAGTCTTGCGGCCGTGGCGGTAGCGGGACTCAGTGTCATCCTCGTGGCCCGGGGCATCGTGAGGCAACTCGCCGGGATTCGCTCCTACTCCAGACAGGTGGCCAAGGGGGACCTCTCCGCGGCTCCCTGCACCGAGTGCGAAGCGGAGTTAGGCGAACTCTCCAACGACATTCAGGCAATGGTCAAAGAGTTGCGCAGCCGCCTAGGGTACACCCTTGGTTTGCAGAAGGCGTTCAAGGTCCCACTGCTTGTGGCTGACAGCGAGGCCCGGGTGACCTTCACCAACCGCGAGCTGCTCGACTTCATTGAGGTGACCGGAGAGCCCGAGGCCTGGGTAGGGCTCACAGTGGCTGAGCTGGTGCGCAACGACGCCACCAAGGAAACGGTCATGAGCAATTGCCTCAAAAAGAATCAGTGCGTGTACAAGGCCGAAATCGCCTTCACCACGCGCAAGGGCAACATCCGCCACGCCCTCGTTGATTCCGACCTCCTGCACGACCTCGACGGCAACACTATCGGCGTGGTGGGCGTCCTCTCTGACATAACAGACATTAAGCGCCACGAATCGGAGTTGGAACAGCGCAACAACTCTCTGGCCCAGGCCGTGGCCACATCCCAGGAAATTGCCGAGGGGCTGGGGCAAGCCATGCGCCGCCTGGCTGAATGCATCGCCGAAGCAGCCGAGGGAGCCACCTTGCAGAACCAGCGAGCCTCCCAGACCGTGGAGGCCATGGCCGCAATGAACGCCTCCGCCCAGCAGGTGTCCGACCTGGCCGGCGAAGCCTCACACGGCGCGGACAGTGCCAAAAGCACCGCGCTTGAAGGCGAGAACATGGTCCGCACCGCTGTGAAATCCATCTCCGAGGTGCAGAGCCAGGTGCTGGAGCTTCAGGAAAAGATGCGCGAACTGGGTGCCCAGGCTGAAAACGTGGGCAAGATTCTCCAAGTGATAGGCGACATTGCGGACCAGACAAACCTTCTGGCCTTAAACGCCGCCATCGAAGCCGCAAGGGCGGGCGAGGCCGGGCGTGGCTTCGCCGTGGTGGCCGACGAGGTACGCAAACTGGCTGAGAAGACCATGCAAGCCACCCACGAGGTGGGCTCCACCCTGGACAGCATCCGCACCGGAGCGGCCCAGACTCTTTCCGCTACCGAGCAAGCCGCCAGGGAGATAGTGGATTCCACGCGCCTGGCGCAGTCCTCGGGCGACTACCTGGGCCAGATCGTTTCCATCGTGCAGGGTTCTTCCGAACAAACCAAGGCAATCGCCCAGGCCGCCGGTGAACAGGCTCGGGCCAGCTCCCAGGCCAACCAGGCCATGGCGGAAATCGAGAACATCTCCTCACGCACAGCCCACGGAATGGAAGAGGCTTCCAAGGCCCTCGAGGATGTGAACCATCAGGCCACCAGCCTGGAAGAACTCATCAGGGGCATGCGCAGCTAG
- a CDS encoding prepilin peptidase yields MVPPEIVTFFPWIAGILGLVFGSFYTVCVHRYLSEQSIVLPGSHCPACKHPLRWWENIPLLSFLLLRGRCSNCKAPISWRYPLLEAISCAWAVALAMRFGPSLPWLALMAVGGVFLVTSFIDLEIYILPNILTYPGALLGIATGVFALGLTWEQSLIGAAVGSGLFGLLRFVHMRARGVEGLGLGDVKLMAMIGGLTGWIGLPPAILFAALGALVLAPAFRLASKESGPLRIPFGPFLCLGCMVSLLWGDAFMRLLAGRL; encoded by the coding sequence ATGGTGCCACCAGAAATCGTAACGTTTTTCCCTTGGATCGCTGGCATTCTGGGACTTGTTTTCGGCAGTTTCTACACCGTCTGCGTGCACCGTTATCTTTCCGAGCAATCCATCGTGCTGCCGGGTTCGCACTGCCCGGCGTGCAAGCACCCCCTCAGGTGGTGGGAGAATATTCCGCTTCTCTCGTTTCTCCTGCTCCGCGGCCGGTGTTCAAACTGCAAAGCTCCCATCTCCTGGCGTTACCCCCTGCTGGAGGCGATAAGCTGCGCCTGGGCAGTGGCTTTAGCCATGCGCTTTGGACCAAGTCTGCCCTGGCTGGCCCTCATGGCCGTGGGCGGGGTTTTTCTGGTGACCTCGTTCATCGATCTTGAAATCTATATCCTGCCCAATATTCTCACCTATCCGGGCGCGCTCCTGGGCATTGCCACAGGAGTGTTCGCCCTGGGACTCACCTGGGAACAAAGCCTGATCGGGGCGGCTGTTGGTTCAGGCCTGTTCGGGCTGCTCCGCTTCGTGCACATGCGGGCAAGGGGAGTGGAAGGACTGGGACTTGGCGACGTGAAGCTGATGGCCATGATCGGGGGGCTTACGGGCTGGATCGGTCTGCCCCCGGCCATATTATTTGCCGCCCTAGGCGCGCTTGTTTTGGCGCCAGCTTTTAGGCTCGCTTCGAAAGAGTCCGGGCCGCTGCGCATCCCCTTCGGCCCGTTTTTGTGCCTCGGGTGCATGGTTTCCCTTCTGTGGGGCGACGCCTTCATGAGGCTTTTGGCTGGCAGGCTTTAG
- a CDS encoding transglycosylase SLT domain-containing protein has product MRNANFQTFRFLAVFSIVVAIFFSAELVHAQTIYHYQDSSGVVHLSDTQTTKDFKPFFYFRLPQNVDKRQVLYLINRNAKTYGLDPALVRAMVEVESGFDIRAVSPKGAQGLMQIMPGTAKDLKLKDSFDASKNIEAGTRYMRQLLDRFGGNVKLAVAAYNAGPGAVSKHGGVPPIAETKNYVEKVTAKYGKAL; this is encoded by the coding sequence ATGCGGAATGCGAATTTTCAGACGTTCCGCTTCCTGGCGGTTTTTTCCATTGTCGTGGCAATCTTCTTTTCCGCAGAGCTCGTTCACGCGCAAACAATCTATCATTACCAGGATTCCAGCGGCGTGGTGCATTTGAGCGACACGCAGACGACCAAAGACTTCAAACCATTTTTTTATTTCCGCTTGCCGCAGAATGTGGACAAGCGCCAGGTACTGTATCTCATCAACCGCAACGCCAAGACCTACGGTCTGGACCCGGCCCTGGTCCGGGCCATGGTGGAGGTGGAGTCCGGGTTCGACATCCGGGCGGTCTCGCCCAAGGGGGCGCAGGGGCTCATGCAGATCATGCCCGGCACGGCCAAGGACTTGAAACTCAAAGACAGCTTCGACGCGTCCAAGAACATAGAGGCTGGCACGCGCTATATGCGTCAGCTTCTGGACCGATTCGGCGGGAACGTGAAGCTGGCCGTGGCCGCATACAATGCGGGGCCTGGAGCGGTGAGCAAGCATGGAGGCGTTCCGCCCATAGCCGAGACCAAGAACTACGTGGAAAAGGTCACGGCAAAATACGGCAAGGCTCTTTAA
- a CDS encoding prepilin-type N-terminal cleavage/methylation domain-containing protein translates to MSQDEDMISARENQRGTTLIELIVTLVILGIVAAGALPVLMNVLQGWLLAKNEAAAEENIQAALTRITHEIANADTKRLTSSWISSNVLTYYYMTDVSQTIIQLNGTNLQINNNTLVGNVVSGTGFVATQQNFGANPPTPVVIQLTVRVPTWKGNVNKTYNTNIALNTQRFQ, encoded by the coding sequence ATGAGCCAGGATGAAGACATGATTAGTGCTAGAGAAAACCAACGGGGAACGACTCTTATTGAGCTGATTGTGACATTGGTCATCTTGGGAATTGTCGCTGCTGGTGCTTTGCCCGTGTTGATGAATGTGTTGCAGGGATGGCTCTTGGCTAAGAACGAGGCCGCTGCGGAAGAAAACATTCAAGCAGCTTTGACGCGTATTACCCATGAGATAGCGAATGCCGATACAAAGCGGCTTACATCCTCATGGATCTCGAGCAATGTTTTGACATACTATTACATGACAGATGTGTCTCAGACAATAATACAACTTAATGGAACAAATCTCCAAATAAACAACAATACGTTGGTGGGGAACGTGGTCAGCGGGACGGGATTTGTTGCCACACAGCAGAATTTTGGAGCAAACCCGCCAACCCCCGTTGTGATTCAACTCACCGTTCGAGTCCCAACGTGGAAGGGCAATGTCAATAAGACCTATAACACGAACATCGCGCTGAATACCCAGCGCTTCCAATAA
- a CDS encoding type II secretion system protein, whose amino-acid sequence MNNKGFTLIELIVTILLVGIMAAMVVPYFLSGVTTSSKPFDQMPPPLRLQLVMANIITDYSNSGTYLHNLTQLNSNIVVSNSSVYKLNSLYTINTNANYRFNANDINPSLRLTVTDKATGQSLTYIFTQQF is encoded by the coding sequence ATGAACAACAAGGGCTTCACACTTATCGAGCTGATCGTCACTATCCTTTTGGTTGGGATAATGGCCGCCATGGTCGTGCCCTATTTTTTGTCCGGTGTGACCACGAGTTCGAAGCCCTTTGATCAGATGCCTCCGCCCCTTCGCTTGCAGCTTGTGATGGCCAATATTATTACGGATTACAGCAATAGCGGGACGTATTTACATAATCTCACGCAGCTTAACAGCAACATAGTTGTTTCAAATAGCAGTGTCTACAAGTTGAACTCACTGTATACAATAAATACGAATGCAAATTATCGCTTTAACGCCAATGACATCAACCCGTCTCTCCGGCTTACTGTTACGGATAAGGCAACTGGTCAGTCGCTAACGTATATTTTTACTCAGCAGTTTTGA
- a CDS encoding prepilin-type N-terminal cleavage/methylation domain-containing protein: MPRDIRGQSASQGFTLKELAVTLVLVAIIGVVVMSRRSTTNYDAYADAETLKGALRNTRTRAMADIVPWSFVVSGQTGTLQRNGVDHSTITFATGGVAAGTVTFSTRGVPSGTMSFAVTDCSYSPVVITPGTGYVP; encoded by the coding sequence GTGCCGCGGGATATCCGGGGCCAATCGGCGAGCCAGGGTTTTACGCTCAAGGAGTTGGCCGTAACTTTGGTGCTCGTGGCCATCATCGGCGTGGTGGTCATGTCCCGCAGGTCCACCACCAATTACGACGCCTATGCCGATGCTGAAACCCTCAAAGGTGCTTTGCGAAACACCAGGACGAGAGCTATGGCTGACATCGTCCCCTGGTCCTTCGTGGTGAGCGGGCAAACCGGGACGCTTCAGCGAAATGGTGTCGACCACAGTACCATCACTTTCGCCACTGGTGGCGTGGCAGCCGGAACCGTTACTTTCAGTACGCGTGGTGTGCCATCGGGGACCATGTCTTTTGCCGTGACAGACTGTTCATATAGTCCCGTGGTGATCACCCCAGGCACGGGTTACGTGCCCTGA
- a CDS encoding prepilin-type N-terminal cleavage/methylation domain-containing protein yields the protein MGSGQGGFTLIEVIAVLVIVGMLAAVAIPRYLDMQDQAAAGAVKGAVAAGASNVTMVYSQQLIAGNFNLTNLVTTLSSAPYNNVGDFTLSYTANTSNNSTGVDILVTNSLVNSISQRLANIPATDKGKTVVLQ from the coding sequence ATCGGAAGCGGCCAGGGCGGCTTTACCCTTATCGAAGTTATCGCGGTTCTGGTTATCGTGGGCATGCTGGCAGCCGTGGCCATCCCCAGGTACCTGGACATGCAGGACCAGGCGGCTGCGGGCGCAGTGAAGGGTGCTGTGGCGGCCGGTGCCTCTAACGTCACCATGGTCTATTCCCAGCAGTTGATCGCCGGTAACTTCAACCTTACCAACCTGGTAACCACTCTGAGCAGCGCTCCGTACAACAACGTGGGCGACTTCACGCTCAGTTACACCGCTAACACTTCGAACAACTCGACTGGCGTTGATATCCTGGTAACCAACAGCCTTGTGAACTCCATCAGTCAAAGGCTGGCCAATATCCCCGCCACCGACAAGGGCAAGACGGTCGTACTGCAATAA